The following proteins are co-located in the Engraulis encrasicolus isolate BLACKSEA-1 chromosome 2, IST_EnEncr_1.0, whole genome shotgun sequence genome:
- the trh gene encoding pro-thyrotropin-releasing hormone, translating into MKSAYLFLAAVAMCNFTASQAQNIPSEVDLEERPTLREILQRAEGVLVRSIMRKLEEEDEDNDMSSVQPSWLEKRQHPGKRQHPGKREDDDYEDYTDMQKRQHPGKRDDASSESIELQRRQHPGKRLLLDQFAGHPAAQTVLLNELAKRQHPGKRYLMTFNKRQHPGKREVSDSELDSSDLFDLENRQYSGKKNFENTLPDIHVSGGPCDIQDSATCSKASLLLELLDNVSKARPEEKRQHPGKRLALEDDVTQQD; encoded by the exons ATGAAGTCGGCATACCTGTTTTTGGCTGCTGTGGCGATGTGTAATTTCACAGCTAGTCAAGCGCAAAACATCCCCAGTGAAGTGGACTTGGAAGAGCGCCCGACACTCCGAGAAATTCTACAGCGCGCCGAGGGTGTCCTTGTTCGCTCCATCATGCGGAAacttgaggaggaggatgaagataatG ACATGTCGTCAGTTCAGCCCAGCTGGTTGGAGAAGCGCCAGCACCCCGGGAAGCGCCAGCATCCAGGAAAGCGCGAAGACGACGACTACGAAGACTACACAGACATGCAGAAAAGACAGCATCCCGGGAAGCGGGATGACGCCTCCAGCGAGTCCATAGAACTTCAGAGAAGACAGCACCCCGGGAAGCGCCTTCTTCTTGACCAGTTCGCCGGGCACCCGGCTGCCCAAACTGTTCTCTTGAACGAGCTAGCCAAACGACAGCACCCTGGAAAACGTTATCTTATGACATTCAACAAGCGACAGCACCCTGGTAAGCGCGAAGTCAGTGACAGTGAACTGGACTCTAGCGACCTCTTTGATTTGGAAAATCGCCAATATTCTGGGAAAAAGAACTTCGAAAACACACTTCCGGATATACACGTGAGCGGCGGTCCTTGTGATATTCAGGATTCTGCCACCTGCAGTAAAGCCAGTCTGTTGCTGGAGCTTCTTGATAACGTGTCCAAAGCGCGCCCCGAGGAGAAGAGACAGCACCCAGGCAAAAGGCTCGCGCTAGAAGACGATGTAACGCAACAGGATTGA